A segment of the Triticum urartu cultivar G1812 chromosome 1, Tu2.1, whole genome shotgun sequence genome:
GCAAATGTTCCAGGTGCTGACAAGACCAAGGAGGCGTGCAAAGAAGCAGAACGAGAATTGGCTACAACATTTGAAGAGAATGGCAGTGTAAATAGAATGGAAGGGAAAGACTCTAGAGAAAGGAGATCAAAGGCAGAACCAAAGCATCAACATACTCATCTGGAGAAGATTGACAGTGCTACTTCTCAGACATCTTATGAAAATGTTCCTGTTGTTGACAAGACCAAAGAGGTGTGCAAAGAAGCAGAAAGAGAATTACCCACAGAAAGATGTACAATATTCGAGGAGAAAAGCAGGGTAAATAAAATGGAAGGAAAGGTCTCTAGAGAAAGGATATCAATGGCAGAACCAAAGCATCAACATTCTCATTTAGAGAAGAGTGACAGTGTACCAAAACCTGCAGAAAGGCCATCCCCAGTTTCTGCTGAGGTGTCAGGAAAAGAGACACCTAGGGTTcagagaaccaaagagagagggagtataacagaaaaggaaagagagaaGAAGGATAAAGAGGCTTCTCGAAGACTGGAAGAAGCAAAAGAAAGGCAAAAGACATTGgagaaagaaagagaaaatgcTGAAGTCaatgaaagaaaaaaaatggaAGAGGAGGAAAGGGAGAGGGAAAAGGAAAGGGAAAAGGATAAGCTTGCTGTTGAAAGAGCTACAAGAGAAGCCCAGGCTGTTGAAAGAGCTATAAGAGAAGCTCATGAGAGGTCTTTTAATGAAGCTCGTGAAAAGGCAGAAAAAATGGCGTTGGAAAGGATTGCGGCAGCACGGCAAAGGGCTTCTGCAGAAGCCAAGCTAAAAGaagagagggcaaatgctgaagctCGGATAAAAGCAGAAAGGGCTGCAGTCGAGCGAGCAACTGCAGAAGCTCGGGAGAGGGCGATTAAGAAGGCCAAGGCCGAGAAGGCTGCTGCGGAGGCAAGAGAACGCAGAGAACAAATCAGGTCCTCTTCCAAGGTAAGTGGTGTTTGTTGGTATGGTATTTCATCTGATATAGTGAAGGAGCTTCAAATATTACCATGTCATTATTACTATTGTTTGTTTTATTCAAAATACTGACTAGATTCAAACCCTGGTTCTGGATGAGCAGGATGTTCGACAGGACAATCAGTTTCAGAGGGCAACTTCCAGTGGTTACGTAAGAAATACAGATTCTAGTAGCAAAGGTACTTGTTATTTCCACATATTTTGTTGTAGCGCATGCAAAATTGTTTTTTCCACTAAGCAAAATGCAATCTATGTTCCTCAAACGAATAAAATGTTTTCCATATATGAATTGGTGAGTCAAGAACAATTCTACTTCCTCTTCTAATTTGTTGATCTATGGTATTTGTTGGCTGTAGTGGTTGATTCCGAGTCGGCTTTAAGGCATAAGGCAAGAATAGAGAGGCATCAACGCACAACTGAGCGTGTGGTATATATGCTTTCTTCTTTCTCTAGTTCTACTTCTGTATCCTTTTTGGAGTAGTTTTTGTGCTGACACGCATTGCCAATTTGCAGTCAAAAGCACTCGCGGAGAAGAACATGCGTGACCTGATGGCTCAAAGAGAACAGGCAGAGAAAAATGTAAGACATTTACGCATTGTCAGAAGAACAATTCTCTCACCACATCCACATTTTTTATTCATGGCCTGGCATTTGTTCTTGATGTTTCAGAGGTTGGCCGATTTCCTGGACCCTGAGGTCAAGAGGTGGTCGAATGGAAAGGAAGGAAACCTGAGAGCCTTGTTGTCCACTCTGCAATACGTAAGCCGCCATTTGTTTTGAGCATCACACATCTGTAGAACCCTTATGCAGATAAGTAACGGAATGCAGAACAGAAATATCATCGTCTTATTTCTCTTCCATCTGGCAGATCCTTGGAGCTGACAGTGGCTGGCAGCCAGTACCGCTCACAGATCTCATCACAGCCGCCGCCGTGAAGAAAGCCTACAGGAAGGCGACTCTGTGTGTCCATCCAGATAAGGTGCAGCAAAGGGGCGCGACGATCAGGCAGAAGTACATCTGTGAAAAGGTCTTCGATCTTCTAAAGGTCTGTGCTAAGCTACTTGGAACAGCTATTTGGTGCTCCAGTCTGACTTTCTGCTCCTCCATACCATCTTTTCTGAAATTCCATCAGATTCGTGCAAAGCATTCGAACGTCACTTCTTAACTAATACGACCGTCGTATTTTGTCGCAGGATGCTTGGAACAAGTTCACCTCGGAGGAGCGCTAGGATGGGAGTGATGGATGGATGGACAGAAGCCGGATTCATTTTGCTAGTTGCATAGCCATATTGTTGGTTCTTTCCATTGGATATTGCTGTAAATAGGCAGCTCGGTCTAGGTACCACCATTCTAGATGATGATAGAAGACTCTGAAGCGGTCTCGGATGAAAGAGAGAGCTCTGTTGTTCTGGAAATGAATTGTGATGTTCCAGTCCAGACCTGGGTAGCAGTCTAGTCTAGTAGCAAGGCATCTAATAGGCACCTTGATTGTGGTGGAGTTGAAGATTAAGAAGTTGAAAGATTACCTAGTTCTTGTCTCTGGTTGAGTTTGAGATGAAAGTTGGGTTGGCGGTGTTGGTAGTAGATGGCAAGGTCGACCGAGGCCAAGGAGTGACCTCCCTACTTGCCGACGGCCATGAGGCCATTGTTCTAAAGTCTAATAGGGTTTTGTTTACGCCCAACATCCCCCCGCGCCCCCTCggtgtcgtggttttagttcaaattaaGGGATTATCACAGAAAAAACGACTGCTACTTTGTTCccctactactgctactactaatTCTTCCTGCCTGCTGCGCCTTCTCTTTCATTCAGTTCCTCTCGTGCAAGCTCCGGACGTCTACTGTCCCTGGGTCACTCACTTCTTCAGTCCCGGCGCTCTACAAGACGACAGTCCGGCGCAGCACAGAAGTTGTCGCAGAACCCGTCGCGCCGCCGGGTTGGGGCGCTCTACACGACGATGCCGTCCTCGATGGTCGCATTCTTCTGGATCACCACGATCCCCGACCTGATGTAGTACCCTTCCTCTGGCCTGTCGGCCTCTTGCACTCCCTGACATAGATGGCACAGTGCAGTTTTCAGAACTCTTGTGATGAGACAAGCTTGTAACTCTGAAGATGTTATCTGTGTATGCATCTTACCTCCCATTGTTTGCGATGACCACGTCCCTCCTAGCCTCACCTTCACGCCGATGATGCAGTTGCTGCAATGCAGCCTCGAGATCTCGTCCTCGATCTCGTACAAGTCCGTGCCCATCGTCGTCGCGTTCATCTCATTCTATGGTTAGAATCCAAGGCAATGCCAGGCAAATTTTCCTATGGTTGACAAATCTGAAGTGCAGATCACTTGCTTAACAAGAGGATGCGCCTCACAATTACAGCAGAGTCTGCAGCTCATCTCATTCTTCATTTCTTTCAAGAAAAATCTCATTCGTCGTTGCCCTTATGCAACAGAGGTTGAAAGTTGGTACCTGCACAGTTCATCTAATTCCATCGAGAGGAACAAAAGGCTTTGATCTACTCCCTCTGTAACAAAATAGAAAACGTTTTTTAGACTAAACTAGCCtacaaaaacgtcttatattttgaCACGGAGGGAGTAATGAAGAATGTAGCAGCTGCCTGATACACTGCCTTGATAGTATTACGTGCAGAGTATGGCCTCTAGTGTTTAGAGGATGCTTCTGGTTCCTTTTTCTTCCAGACATTATATACATATGGAAATCGAAAGAAAAACATTCATCTAATTACATAGCATTCTAAATAATCCATGACGAGATATGACAAAGCCAGCTAGCATTCTAACCAATCATTCTTGATGACGCCCATGTCGCTGACCATCCAAAAGCTTCTTAATACCATCCCCATTCCCCCTTCACATGGCATTCCTGGCTCAAGGAAACATGGGAAGAATCAGGATAGAGTGGAGGCAATTCAGCATCATAATATTTTAATATCATTGGTCACTCAAATGTTATGTGTGTAAATCAAAAGAATCATGCCCTCGTATTGCAGACTGTTTCGATTTCATAATTGCATTCAAGTAAAACAAAAATCCGATCATAAAAAAAAATGCATGCCTGACACAAATGACCCACTATTAGCTTGCACTAGTCACAAAAGAAAATCGCATACATAAGTACAACAAAAACATCTCATAAGCTCGAGGTTCACAACTCAAAGGTTTGTGATAATATTTCAGGACAATGAAGTGGTCATCATGATGACAAGGCTAGGCATTTTCGGTTCTTATACATATTTTATCCATTTATAGGTAGTAAACACAATGTAATACTACTCCACAAAATTGACTTACGCAAGTGATTGCAAGACATCTTAGGGCAAGCATTATCTAAAGTTGCTGAACTAGTATACTGTTAAAATGGCCCAAAAAATCAATCATATACTAACACCACCCCGTAGCTATACCAAGCAGTGCAGTGAGTGGTGTGCATTGCAAAAACTATGTAACCTCAACAAAAGCAAAATACAAAAATCATCTGAAGGCCAAAAGGCAAAACCTTGCAGGATTATCCTTGAGCGCGGGGAATATGGGCGGCCAAATCATCATAAGAGGATGTATATCACCCAAATGCAGTTCTTCTGTCATGTCATACACTTTACGCAACTGCATGCACTTGACATCCAGGTGGAGTGCACATCGATCCATCTCCAAGAACACAAACTCAGCACAGTCCCCCACATGTTTTATCCGGAGAGGAGCAGTGGGCTCATCATCAACCTCACAACCTGGAATCCTCAAATTAGCAAGCATGTCACGCAAACAAATGGTGTTCACCAGCAACCAGTTGTCCCCCTTGTGGAGCCAGATGTGAAGCTGAAGCTTCTTGGCATGGATGAGATACATAACGGACTGTGCACCCCAACTGTAAATTTGTTACCGTTGACCTAGTTCTGGTTATACAAGCTGATGAGGACTCTGCCGCTCTGGGTGCAGAGCAAGTTGGCCGGCGCACCATGGTAGGAGTCCAAACTGTAGCTCGCCACACGGCGGATGACGGAGGCAAGCTCTGAGGGCTGTGGTAGCATTGGGAAGAAGCGAATGGAAGCCACATTATGATGCTCCCTGTCCTCGAGGTAGAAGCCAAGGAGGTGGGACGGGTGGCGCTAGCTTGCGAAAACAGCAGAGGAAGGCGGGTTCAGAGACGTGCTGGTACCATCGCTTGCAGACGAGGGCGGCACGGACGAGGGTGTTGGAGAAGCTAATGCGGACAATGATCTCCCTGAGGAGGTCATCGTCGTTGAGCACCTTGGATACGTTTCCACTACATGCAGCCATCACACAAGAATCATTGTTGGCTGACTCCTCCGGAAAGATGGAGCGAACCTTGTTGGCTTGGTCTGGAGTTTCTGGCATTGTAGCTACACGAAATACTTCGAAAAGCCAGTAAAGATCTGAGTCCATCAGCGTTTGCAAGTACCTTAAAGCCACTGTCTATTGTAGTAACAGCAAGAAGATTGCCTTCTTTATTGAACCTTAACCGCGGAAGGCTCCGTTAGAACGTACAGAGGTTAGATCACTAAATGAAGAAAAAATGTTAGCAAAGATAATAGGGTACAGAGACTAACTGGCAAGCCTCCGTCAGCTTCAATGCAGGTAAGCATGTTGATGTTATCAACATCCCAAAACTTAATTTGGTTATCTTCGCCAGCAGCTAAAATTTGATTCTGAGCTGTATCAAACTGCACGACACCCTGCACTACACCAGATGGATTTTTACGGAATCCAGAATATGACCTCTCGATAGATCCTTCACTTTGGTTCCACTTAACCAAATGCGTTTCTCCCTGTTTGCTTGTTCCGCATGAGAACAACCTTCAAATTGACAACAAGTAAAATATTACATCGACAATACTTCTAGTGAGAAAAATGCCACATCTATGTTTACCTAGTTCCATCGGCACTGTAGAGCATTGCAGTACACCAGTTTCCTGGAGCATCATAGTCCACCCTAGATCCCAAATCGTCATAAAGCCATGCTTTGATTTTCCCGTCAACGGAAGTTGAGAAAATGAACTGCAGGGGACACAATAAAATCAGGTATCAGTACACCAGGTAAAGGCTGATGTGCTTGAAAAAGCTATGTACTCATAAACCTCATGATGGCCCATACTGCCTCAATTCACACTATAGTTGAGTAGACTTTTGCAGCATACAGACTTAGGAGCAACCATAGATATTCATTGCACTCTGACATGTTAATGCCTAAATATTGTATTCAAACAACACAGACCTGAATAGGACCTATGTCATGATGGCAAACAGAATACACAGGTGCCTCATGCCCTTCAAACGAATATATCTTCTGTCCATGCATATCCCAGACCTACAAAACGGGAAGGGGGGCATAGAAGACCAGGCTAGGGAAAAAGGAAATAGACGATAACCATTTAAGACATGCCAGATACCCTTATCAGCTTGTCATCTCCACAAGTGACAGCACAAAGTTGCTTATTTGGCAGGGAGAAAGCTATGTCATTAACCCCTCCAGAATGAGCCTCAATCTGACATGAAGAATAAATGGGTCCGTAACAAAAGTCATCTAATATAGTGAAATGTAACATCTATATAATTGAAGTTCGATGTGGAATTAGAAGACCAAACCTCCACAACTTGACGTGTTTCGTTTGGATGCTGGTATGCATTCAGATGGATCAAATGTTTTGTGAATGCAACTCCTAAATGCAAAAAAAGGGGAGCTTAAGCAACAATGAAGCACAATACAAATAACATACTGAGTGGAGCAGAAAGTTACTGGCTGAAGATTGAAATATTGACACTAACCAATCAAGTGTCCATCAGGGCTCCATGCAACTCGATTAACAGCCATGGAAGAGTCTTTAGCCACGACACTCTTTTCTCATAAGAGGTAGATAGTGAGTCACTCAGGCACATAGAACATTAGGTGCTTGCAAACAAGTTGCAAGACTACAAGTAAAAGCAAAGAGGAGCAAATTACATACAGAGGTTCAACTTGTGCCCAGTTACCTGAAATTGTGTTGAACATGCTTGCAGGTCCCATATTTTGAAGGGCTTTGAGACCAGCCTCTCATGCATACCGATCTCCCAAAGTGTAAATTCATCATTAGCAGATCCAACTGTTTGAGAAGTAATCATGACAAGAAAATCAATAAGGTGTTGAAATCCGAAGCTTCACCCAAATCACGTGAAACACCTTTTGTACTTGCATCTATTTTTTTTAGATGGAGTAAATTAGCAATCTTGACTGTACCTAGTATTGGTAGTAGTGTATGACGAGAAGGATGAAAGTCCATGCTAGTTACATTAGATCCCTGTGATAGTGTACAGGCTACTTCCGTAGGAAGGTCATCCAATGACCGTGAATGTTGAGGAACAAGTGCAGTATAGGTGGCCTGCAAATAAGTAGGGATAATTTTCTTAGCTCGGACAAAAGATACACCATGGTCGTAGATCTTGACTACATATGCAACATCACCTCATCAATACGATGTTCACTGGGACTCGGTCGCTCCATTGGTTGCTGAGATTCTGCAATTTGACAAGTCTGTTATAGCTGGGCGTTTTCTTCATGGAGACAGATGGGGAAATAGTGCAAATACAAGTATAGAACTGAGGTCACAAGACACATCGACGCACATTAGAGTTTCTATATAAGGCATCCGCCCCGCCTTAGACATGGACCGTACGGCTGCCTCAGTGAAGTGTCCACTACACTACCGTCCCGTCAGAGGTCTTTCCTGGCTGTGGCTCCTCCTGGGGCTTTGGAGACGGATGCCTCCCTGCACTCCGGCGGCTAGCATTCCGCATTCCGTTGTGTCTGCTTACACCGTGGCCTTCCCTTGCCCGATCTTATGGGTGGGTTAGGAATAGCTTCAGATAGTGCACAGGCTGGCTGTACAAATGAGGCTCGTGTAAGCTCAAGTGCAGAGAAGCTTTTGTATTTGTAACCACCTCCATCGGTTTCACAGTTTGTGTTTGGAATGGCTTCTAGCAACTGAGGTCTTGTAGTTGGTAGATGGTGTAcaacaaatcaacaaagctaagGCATAACACTGTTAGAACGTGACCTTGTACACTCATGAAATTGAGCTTCGTTTACATGTCGATTAACTTTGTTTGAACTGGACCTGATGCGATTGTGTAAGCACAGGATCTGGTAGGTAGTAGTCCCGGTCATCTGTTCTACAGACATGTCAAAAAAATAATCTATTCTACAGCACTGCTAGTAAAAAGCAGGTTGGTTGCCAATATAAGGGCAGTGCACTGTGGAGCACACCTGGGTATTGTTGCATCTGCAGCAGCAATGTAAGAGGGCAGGTTGCAATGTTGTAGCaacacaactctgaagaaaagaaaaggaaggctccCAACGAAAGGGGGCTGGACCAGAAACTACCTGTGTGTGCTCTCTGTTTTTCCTCTGTTTTTCGATTCTACATTGCCCTCTCCGGAGAAGAGATTCACTGAGCTGCGAGAGGAGTCCGTCCACCGTGCATAGGGAGACGATGTCCTTACAGACACTCTTCTTGCAAACATCCATACAGCGAACCATCAACGAAGCGTTGACCAGAATTCATTCCGACGCTGTAGTGTAAAGACCATTACGTAACCATGGCTCTTGCGTAGGATCGAGTGTTAGGGCAAATAAGCCGCGGCGATGCACCGGACACGACCAGCGCGTGTATGGGCGTGGGCTGGCCGGGTCGGGCGCGTCGGGTCCGCGGCGAGTagtgtgtgcgtgcgtgcgtgtggtGCATGGGGTGACCGTGCAAGTGTACATCGTaggcgtgcgtgtgtgtgtgagtCTGTTGGCGAGCCGTGCGGTCTGATCGGGTGCGATCCAGCGAGGCTCACCGTGAGAAGCGCGTGTTCGGGCACGGTCAGAGCGCGGACACGATCGGGGTGCGAGTGGAGGCGTGGGTGCGTGCCCGGTGCGCTGGCTCGGGGTATAAAGCCGCACGGTGGCGTTGTAACAGTGACAAGTCGAGTTCGTGCTCGAGGAAAGGAAGGAGGCGTTCGAGCGCCGGAAAAACTCCTGTGTCCACCATTTTTCTGAACTTCTCTGAATCTCGTTCTTCTTCCTCtgatcttcttcttcctcggtgAGAGCCACGGCGACAGAGAGAGCTAGGAGGAGCGAGGCAAGGGACTGGAGGttccaacaattggtatcagagccacgttCAGCTCAGGGCGCGCCGGCGATGTCGATCGTCCCCTACGGCGGCGGTACGGGCGGATCGCTGCAGCAGGCGGTGCCGCAGCTCACCGGCGACAACTACACGGCATGGGCGATCAAGATGGAGGCGAACCTCGACGCGGCCGGGCTGTGGGAAGCGGTGGTCGTGCCGGAGGACACCGCGGCGGCGGTGATCGCGAAGAAGGACAAGCCCGCGCGGGCATACCTGCTGGGCGCGCTCGCGGAGAACTTGTTGCTGCAGGTGGCGTCAAAGAAGACGGCTGCAGAGGTGTGGGCGAGCTTGAAGGCCAGGTTCGTGGGCGCGGATCGCGTGCGCGCGGCGCAACTCGGCACGCTGTGCGGGGAGTTTGAGCTCCTGCGCATGGCGGACGCCGAGACCTTGGATGACTTCGCCGGGAGGCTCGGTGGGATGGCGGCGCGGTACGCGGCGTTGGGATCGACTTTGGAGGACGCCGCCCTCGTCAAGAAGCTGCTCGACTCGGTGCCGAACCGCCTGTACGCGGCGGTGGCCAGAATCGAGCAGTTCTGCGACGTCGACACGATGCTCTTCGAGGACGCGCTGGGGCGGCTGAAAGCCTTCAACGAGAGGCTGCGTCGACGCGGGCAGGACGGGGGAAACCATGGCGGCGAGCAGCTGATGCTCACCGCGGCACAGTGGTGGGCGCGCGAGCGGCGTCGAGGTGGTGCGCGCGGagaggacgacgacgacggggCGCGCAGCGAGGTGTCGGGCTTCGGCGGGAACCGGCGCGGCCGCTGCTACAAGTGCGGTGAACGCGGGCATTTCAAGCGCGAGTGCCCGCAGTGGAAGAAGGCACCGGCGGCGGAGCGGGCCTTGCTGGTGGACGACGGCGACGTCAAGGACGTCGGGCTGCTCTGAGCCGCGACTTAGGGCGCGAATGTTAGGGAAAATAAGCCGCGGCGATGCACCGGACACGACCAACGCGTGTATGGGCGCAGGCTGGCCGGGTCGGGCGCGTCGGGTCCGCGGCGAGTagtgtgtgcgtgcgtgcgtgtggtGCACGGGGTGGCCGTGCAAGTGTACACCGTaggcgtgcgtgtgtgtgtgagtCTGTTGGCGAGCCGTGCGGTCCGATCGGGCGCGATCCAGTGAGGCTCACCGTGAGAAGCGCGCGTTCGGGCGCGGCGCGGGCGCGGTCAGAGCGCGGAGAGCGCGGGCACGATCGGGGTGCGAGTGGAGGCGTGGGTGCGTGCCCAGTGCGCTGGCTCGGGGTATAAAGCTGCATGGTGGCGTTGTAACAGAGTGACAAGTTGAGCTCGTGCTCGAGGAAAGGAAGGAGGCGTTCGAGCGCCGGAAAAACTCCTGTGTCCATCATTTTTCTGAACTTCTCTGAATCTCGTTCTTCTTCCTCTGATCTTCTTCTTTCTCGGTGGCGACAGAGAGAGCTAGGAGGAGCGAGGCAAGGGACTGAAGGTTCCAACACGAGCGACTGCCACCACCTCGATGGTTTTGGCGGGAGGTTGGAGACGGGCCGTGCGTCCCCTCCTTCTGATCGGACACCGCCGCCAA
Coding sequences within it:
- the LOC125533167 gene encoding protein TPR1-like is translated as MRRSSNSPHSVPSCAARTRSAPTNLAFKLAHTSAAVFFDATCSNKFSASAPSRYARAGLSFFAITAAAVSSGTTTASHSPAASRTDDRDYYLPDPVLTQSHQVQFKQKSQQPMERPSPSEHRIDEATYTALVPQHSRSLDDLPTEVACTLSQGSNVTSMDFHPSRHTLLPILVGSANDEFTLWEIGMHERLVSKPFKIWDLQACSTQFQSVVAKDSSMAVNRVAWSPDGHLIGVAFTKHLIHLNAYQHPNETRQVVEIEAHSGGVNDIAFSLPNKQLCAVTCGDDKLIRVWDMHGQKIYSFEGHEAPVYSVCHHDIGPIQFIFSTSVDGKIKAWLYDDLGSRVDYDAPGNWCTAMLYSADGTRLFSCGTSKQGETHLVKWNQSEGSIERSYSGFRKNPSGVVQGVVQFDTAQNQILAAGEDNQIKFWDVDNINMLTCIEADGGLPGLPRLRFNKEGNLLAVTTIDSGFKVLANADGLRSLLAFRSISCSYNARNSRPSQQGSLHLSGGVSQQ
- the LOC125530805 gene encoding uncharacterized protein LOC125530805 yields the protein MADAETLDDFAGRLGGMAARYAALGSTLEDAALVKKLLDSVPNRLYAAVARIEQFCDVDTMLFEDALGRLKAFNERLRRRGQDGGNHGGEQLMLTAAQWWARERRRGGARGEDDDDGARSEVSGFGGNRRGRCYKCGERGHFKRECPQWKKAPAAERALLVDDGDVKDVGLL